The following proteins are encoded in a genomic region of Periophthalmus magnuspinnatus isolate fPerMag1 chromosome 10, fPerMag1.2.pri, whole genome shotgun sequence:
- the flrt1b gene encoding leucine-rich repeat transmembrane protein FLRT1, with product MATESLAELRDWLFLLLLCLTLLAEVLELAAAAIAMETGEGDEGIVCPSVCRCDEGFVYCNDRGLSLIPPLPLTAAILYLQSNRLTNAGLPPSLERSTTIRVIYLYANQLDEFPIHLPPSLRELHLQDNNIRTLPRSSLAKLPLLERLHLDDNSISTVSIQDRAFSGTPRLRLLFLSRNHLSSIPAGLPSSLEELRLDDNRINTIPTHAFRGLSSLRRLVMDGNLLANTRIADDTFSRLSNLTELSLVRNALQSPPVNLPTSHLLRLHLQDNGMTHIPRGAFDGMRRLQRLDLSGNNLTSLPRGLLKDTDSLELLLVRGNPWFCGCNLRWLHAWLHSRGAAVTVRGLTCQGPEAVRGQILRDLTSLIEQCEGPPAGPSPGAGINPSPNEQVVDSGSPGGGRPVATFPHSSTTTAPALVPTQGSLFTMRIKRPELMVLPPGEGGHAAGEALELTVKPLSSDSVLVSWLCPEPVPSFRLSWLRLGSSSSITETLVPAERRQYLLTQLTPRSHYLICLLPLRQEPSFGSVSRGSSRASGYDTDSKDSAPACAQIETGEALVSSGGEGSGKDAQDSELTALPLAGIIGGATALVSLLLIFGIFCWYGQRTGYMSGDSSSYNRGRGGKHYDDYVESGTKKDNSILEIRAPPAGFQMTAMAHQSLQPKLDDVTYIHTIFPSSSTSSQANGTYRSNHGVGSLNGTILSQTSHHHATYGTNRGYREGGIPDIDYAYT from the coding sequence ATGGCGACTGAGAGCCTGGCAGAGCTCCGTGATTGGCTGTTCCTCTTGCTTCTGTGCCTCACCTTATTGGCCGAGGTGCTGGAACTGGCGGCAGCGGCGATCGCTATGGAGACTGGCGAGGGAGATGAGGGCATtgtttgtccctctgtgtgCCGCTGTGATGAAGGTTTCGTCTACTGCAACGACCGTGGCCTCAGCCTGATTCCACCGCTGCCTTTAACAGCTGCTATACTCTACTTGCAGAGCAATCGTCTGACCAACGCCGGCCTGCCTCCCTCACTCGAGCGCAGCACTACTATACGAGTTATATACTTGTATGCTAACCAACTGGATGAATTTCCTATACACCTCCCACCTTCATTACGGGAGCTACATTTACAGGATAATAATATACGAACGTTACCGAGATCATCTCTTGCCAAGTTGCCATTACTAGAACGTTTACATTTGGATGATAACTCTATATCCACAGTTAGCATCCAGGACCGGGCCTTCTCTGGGACACCGCGGCTTCGGCTGCTGTTTCTTTCTCGTAACCACCTGTCCAGCATTCCTGCAGGTTTACCCTCATCCCTTGAGGAGTTACGCCTGGATGACAACAGAATAAACACTATTCCCACTCACGCCTTTCGCGGCCTCTCTTCACTTCGACGTTTGGTCATGGATGGGAACTTGCTGGCCAACACGCGTATCGCAGATGACACTTTTTCACGTCTGTCCAATCTGACTGAGCTGTCTCTGGTGAGGAATGCACTGCAGTCTCCACCAGTCAACCTGCCCACCTCTCACCTTCTGCGCCTGCATCTGCAGGATAATGGGATGACACATATTCCCAGAGGAGCATTTGATGGCATGAGGCGACTACAGAGGCTGGACCTTTCAGGTAACAACTTGACCAGTCTCCCCAGAGGTCTTCTGAAGGACACGGATAGTCTGGAATTGCTCCTAGTGCGAGGAAACCCCTGGTTCTGTGGGTGTAACCTGCGCTGGCTCCACGCCTGGTTGCACAGCAGAGGAGCGGCAGTGACAGTCAGGGGGCTCACCTGTCAGGGGCCCGAGGCAGTGAGGGGCCAGATACTGAGAGACCTCACGTCCCTGATTGAACAGTGTGAAGGTCCTCCAGCTGGCCCCAGTCCTGGAGCAGGTATAAATccttctccaaatgaacaagtaGTTGACAGCGGTAGTCCCGGCGGAGGCCGGCCAGTAGCCACATTCCCACACAGTAGTACCACCACTGCCCCTGCACTAGTTCCTACACAAGGATCTCTGTTTACTATGAGAATAAAGAGACCAGAACTAATGGTACTGCCCCCTGGTGAAGGGGGGCATGCAGCAGGAGAGGCCCTAGAGCTGACTGTCAAACCACTCTCCTCAGACAGTGTGCTGGTGAGCTGGCTGTGCCCAGAGCCCGTGCCCTCTTTCCGTTTGTCTTGGCTACGTCTGGGAAGCAGTAGTTCAATAACAGAGACTTTGGTTCCTGCAGAGAGGAGGCAGTACCTGCTTACCCAGCTCACCCCACGCTCTCATTACCTCATCTGCCTGCTGCCTCTGCGACAGGAGCCCTCTTTTGGGTCCGTGAGCAGGGGCTCCTCTCGGGCCAGTGGCTATGACACAGACAGTAAGGACTCGGCACCCGCCTGTGCTCAAATAGAGACTGGAGAGGCGCTTGTGAGCTcaggaggggaggggtcaggaAAAGATGCCCAGGACTCAGAGCTCACAGCCCTGCCACTAGCAGGGATTATTGGGGGTGCTACAGCGCTGGTCAGCctattgttaatatttggtatttTCTGCTGGTATGGACAGAGAACAGGCTATATGTCCGGGGACTCAAGCTCATACAATAGGGGACGAGGAGGTAAacattatgatgattatgtagAATCTGGAACAAAGAAAGACAATTCCATTTTAGAGATTAGAGCCCCACCAGCAGGATTTCAGATGACAGCTATGGCCCACCAGTCCCTGCAGCCTAAGCTGGACGATGTTACCTACATTCACACTattttcccctcctcttccacctcctccCAAGCCAACGGGACATACCGGAGTAACCATGGAGTTGGCTCGCTCAATGGTACAATTCTGAGCCAAACTAGCCATCACCATGCTACTTATGGCACTAACCGTGGATACAGAGAGGGGGGCATCCCAGACATTGACTACGCATACACGTGA